Within the Candidatus Woesearchaeota archaeon genome, the region TGAAAGAAGATTTATATGAGATATATTCTAACTATTTAAAATTGTTTAAAGCCGGAAAACCATTAAACTCAGAAGACCTAATTAAATTCGGGCTTTTGTTAAAAATTGAACAATTTCAAAAAGTGCCGGAGGTTTTGGGCGAAAGAGCTTATCAAACATTGCCGGATTATTTGTTATAGAAGAAAAAAGAACTAATATATACAAAAAAACAAAAGTTCAATGCTTAATAATATCTCCTGTGTCTATAATCTCCATTTCTAAAATTAAATTTTATTCTATTGCCTTTGTGTAAAAATTTGCGTAAAATCGTAAAATATAACTTAATTTTTACAAGATTAAGTATTATACAAACCTCTTATAAGCGAAAAGTATACTCCTATTTATAAACACTTTAATTAATATTTTTAAAAAACCTAATTCAAAACACTTTTTTTATAATTATAGATTTAAATTAGTTAATTTTTGAATATACTGATATTCTTTTTCAATAATTATTTCTCATAACTGGCTAATATTTATGAATATTTTTACGGCGCAAATTCATTATTATAATAAGTTTTATAAAGGGTTTCTTTCTCACGAAGTATGGAAGACATTGAGTCTCTTAATTTCAGTAGAATCTCTAAGTCTGATATATAGAAGTTTGACTAAAGGAAATCAAATTTCATTATAATGCGCCGGTGGTCTAACGGCTACAGCTTTCTAAAAGCTGCTGTAAATGACTGCGGCCTTCCAAGCCGCGTATCCGGGTTCGAAAAGAGTACGACATAATACTAAAAGTGCGATATGCAGCATGAGATAAACTCGCCTGCGTCTAAAATCCATTCCGGATTTTTAGATAATGCACACTATCGTGTTGGGTTCGCCTAAGCACGATCGGGAATTTATTCCCGACAAAATGTGTCTTCGAAAGTCCCGGCTGGCGCATTTATTATAATCAATGGAGGAAAATAAAAATGGCAGGATTTGACAGTAGTTTAGATAAAAACCTTTTTTCAGAATCAATTGATTTTGAAAAATCAAGAATAACAGTAGGTGTATTCTCATATAATGATGGAACACCTAAATTACAATTATCAAGAGAAAATAAAAACGTTTCAGGGGAATACAGTTTTGCCAAGCTTGGGAGAATGAATAAAGAAGAAGCTAAGGCAGTTTTACCATTAATTCAAAAAGCAATGGATTTCATGTAACTTACTAATCCGGCGCAAATTTTTGAATTTATGCAAAACAGAAGCAAGAATAGGCGCTGTCCAGAAAGTTCATTGTCTGTATATAAGTATATAATTTGAAACATAAAGTAGCCAAGAACGTTCTTGCAGTTATAGTTAAATCTGAAGATACTAATTGACAATGAAACGACTCTGGACAACGCCTAAGAATAGCATAATTTATATAATAATAATTCATTTTTAGATTATATGACTGAAACAGTAATGGTTTTTTGCGCACATTCTGATGATCACATATTAGGTCCAGGCGCCACTCTTGCAAAATTTTCAGAAGAAGGCAAAAAAATCGTTACAGTGATATTTTCATTTGGAGAAAAAAGTCATTCTCATTTAAAACCTAAAGTTATAAGAAAAAAAAGAGTGCAGGAAGCAAAAAATGCGGACAAAATAATTGGAGGTTCAGAAGTTTTATTCTTGGGATTAAGAGAAACTAAATTTTTACAAGATGCTGAAAAACTCAATCTTAATTCAAAATTAAAACAATTAATAGAGAAACACAGCCCTTCTATCATCTTTACACATACCAATGATGATAAAGATATTCCTTCACTTGATCATCCAAATGTAAATAAGATTGTAATGTCAATATTAGACTCAATTAATTATAAAGGCCGAGTTTATGCTTTTGATGTATGGAATCCGTTTAATTTCAAAAATCGTTTTGAGCCAAGACAATACTTTGACGTTTCTAAAGTATTTAATAAAAAGCTTCAAGCTTTAGACTGTTTTGAAAGCCAACAAATTGCTTTATCGCATTTATTAATAAGTGTTTATGTAAAAGCAGTAATGTATGGGTTTTATAATGGATGCAGATATGCAGAAAGATTTTATATTTTAAAATAATGAAACAAAAACTATTAATCGTTACTGACAATTTTTTACCTCAATGGGACGGTGTTACAAGATTTCTCGTAGAAGTAATTCCCAAACTTTCTAAAAGTTATGATGTTACGGTTTTAGCGCCAGATTTCAGCGGGTCATCAATATTTTTTCCGGATGTAAAGATTTTTAGATTTCCATTATCAAGATTCGTTGTAAATAATTTTCAACTTGCATATCCCCAATATAAAAATTTTGAACCATATATCAAGGAAGCAGACATTGTATGGACTCAGGGTATTGGTTCTTTAGGGTCTTCAGCCATTTACATTGCTAAAAGATATAAAAAACCTTTAATCGCATATATACATTCAATTGAGTGGGCGCTTGTAGAAAAAAGTGTGCCCGGTCCTTTAATTTTTAAACAATTGGCAAGTTTATTAACTCAGGTATTTGCAAATTGGCTTTATAATAAATGCGATATTTTAATGATGCCTACGCAGGAAGTAGCAGACATATTTGAATCTAAAGAGATTGAAACTGTTAAAATTCTTGTGCCCCTAGGCGTAAATTGTAAAAATTTCGAACCTTCAGAAAATAAAGCTGACTCTAAAAAAGCATTAGGAATTAAACCTGAAGAAATAGTTATAGGTTATTGCGGAAGAATATCCAGAGATAAAGATGTAATCACTTTATATAAAGCATTTGAATGGATAAACAAAAAATGTTCAAACGTTAAACTTTTAATTGTTGGACCAGGTAATTCAGATTACATGACAAAATTTGATTCCAAAGAAAACATAATCGTTACTGGCGCAAAAGATAATGTTGTTGATTATTATCAGGCAATGGATATTTTTGTATTACCCTCATTAACTGAAACCACAAGTCTTGCAACATTAGAAGCTATGGCATGCGGCTGCTGCATTGTCTCAACAAAAGTGGGAATTGCCCAAGACATAATTAAAAATGGAGAAAATGGCCTGTTTTTTCCAAAGCGCAATGATTTAATATTGAAAAAAAAATTAAAATGGCTTGTTAATCACCCGGACATTATTGAAATGTATTCTAAACGCGCAAGAGTTACAGTTATTAAACATTATTCTTGGACAGAAACAATTAAGGCGATTGAAGATGTACTGGCTAAATTTTAGTAACACTTAAAAACTACTTTCTTATTACAATATAAAATGAAAATATTATTAGCAGCAACAGAGCAAGGCGGACTTGGGAAATCAAAAGGTTCAGCGAAAGCTCCAGAGGAAATAGTCAAAATAATTAATTGTCAATTTGAAAAAATTGAAATTGTTGAAGCAAACTTGGAAGAAACTAATAATAACATTTATAAAAAAGTTTTAGAACAAGACAAAGCACTA harbors:
- a CDS encoding PIG-L family deacetylase — its product is MTETVMVFCAHSDDHILGPGATLAKFSEEGKKIVTVIFSFGEKSHSHLKPKVIRKKRVQEAKNADKIIGGSEVLFLGLRETKFLQDAEKLNLNSKLKQLIEKHSPSIIFTHTNDDKDIPSLDHPNVNKIVMSILDSINYKGRVYAFDVWNPFNFKNRFEPRQYFDVSKVFNKKLQALDCFESQQIALSHLLISVYVKAVMYGFYNGCRYAERFYILK
- a CDS encoding glycosyltransferase family 4 protein, which translates into the protein MKQKLLIVTDNFLPQWDGVTRFLVEVIPKLSKSYDVTVLAPDFSGSSIFFPDVKIFRFPLSRFVVNNFQLAYPQYKNFEPYIKEADIVWTQGIGSLGSSAIYIAKRYKKPLIAYIHSIEWALVEKSVPGPLIFKQLASLLTQVFANWLYNKCDILMMPTQEVADIFESKEIETVKILVPLGVNCKNFEPSENKADSKKALGIKPEEIVIGYCGRISRDKDVITLYKAFEWINKKCSNVKLLIVGPGNSDYMTKFDSKENIIVTGAKDNVVDYYQAMDIFVLPSLTETTSLATLEAMACGCCIVSTKVGIAQDIIKNGENGLFFPKRNDLILKKKLKWLVNHPDIIEMYSKRARVTVIKHYSWTETIKAIEDVLAKF